The window CTGAGGGGGATGAATACACACAGGACTTATTTTCCTGCAATACCACCATTAACTCCTTTTCTTGTATTATGCAAATAGTCTGACAACAGGAACGTGCTTGGGCTAATACTGTAACATTCATTTGCACCTTTTTTGACTCTACCACAGAAAGTAGTACCAATTCAGGCAGTACAATTCCATTACAGGGGGGACTTTTTTAATAGTGTTCCTTTAGATAAGGGGGTTTCTATGTATTCTATATCTAGGTCAGGTAGAGAGTAGCGTAGCTGGCAGCCTGAAACCACAGGCAAAGATGGACAGTTTCTGTTAATGTATTTGAAATACTTATTTGAATTCAGAGTATTTTGTCATTTGACTTACACTTGGCTGAACTACAAtccaatgtattttgtattttcaaaATACTGCAATTTGGATtgtcaaaataaaaaatacttttcTATACCATTTTTGCTAGCGGTTCACATTTTGTGGCCCCTCCTTCACCCTGCGTTGGTATCAGAAGTCTAATAGCACGATGGTGTGATAcaattgtctgctaaatgaatgaatgtgtttgtcatcggcaaggacttgGGAGTTTTATTTGGGATTAAAAGAAagggaatagagctaagcacaggcatagtcctaaaggaaaacctggttgtctgctttccaacagacacagagacaaatccacctttcagcaggacaatagcctaaaacgcaaggccaaatatacactggagttacttaccaagatgaTATTGAATGTTTGAGTgccctagttacagttttgacttaaaatcgACTTTAAAATGGCTGTTTAGCAAtggtcaacaaccaatttgacagagcttgaatattttttttaagaatgggcaaatattatacaatccaggtttgcaaagatcttcgagacttacccagaaagctgTAATTGCTTCCAAAATGAATTCTAacgtgtattgactcagggggttgaatacttatctaatgaaaatatattagtgttttatctTCCATTTAACttgttgtgatttttttttttcactttgaCATGATTATGTAGTGTAaatcattgacaaaaaaaatgacaattacatctattttaatcccactttgtaacaacaacattttgaaaaagtcaagcggTGTGAATAGTTTAAGGCACTGTACCATACGAATTGTTACATTACATACTAGATTTACGTTTcctatgttacgtctacccctgagtccatgTTGGAGGACCACCAAGGTTGGACATTTTTGTTCTAGCCCAGctcaagcacacctgattcactGGGCTTGAACTTTTGGGGTGGCGTAGGAAACACTTCTTTAGATGTCACATATAAACTATAATGTGTATGTCACAGGTTGAGATCCCCTCCTACAGAGAGAAGTAGATGAAGAGGAACACCCCCACAGAGCAGACCAGCACCAGGCCCATGTTGAGGATGAGTCTGGTTCTGGGGGTCTCCTGGAGCATCTCCTGCAAAAGCCTCTCTTCCTCCTCGGCTGATCTGGGCCGGGTCTTAGCCGGTTCCTCCTTAAACCCACAGAACCACTCTAGAACCCTCACacacctccccttctcccctcctacTCCTCCACAGCAGACCACCCAAGGCTTTTCTTGGTCTACTGCCATTCTGGTGCTTGAAAATGTCGGGTGGCCGCCATTTTGGAGATTAGATGGAGCCTCCATATAGGATAAAGCCTCCTCCCCATTATGGAGGTCTTTGGTCGTCTCTTTGTCCATGCAGCCGTTCCCATTGACATGGGTCTTAGTTTGGGGGTTCAGCTTGCTCATCTCCTCATCGCTCTCTATGTTTAGGGTTGTGTTTCTTTGGTGTAGCCCCCAGAAGGTAGTGGTGCGGACCTGCTCTATGCTCGGTGGAGGGGTGCAGAGGCTAACCACCACAGCCACCAGGCCTGAGATCCAGAACAGCCCGGCTGCCACGTACATGAAATGGACGTCCTTGACAAAAGATGGCCGCTCGTCCGGTTCATCGCAGTGTGGCTCTCTGTAGACGAACGCAAGCACCAGTCTCGTGGCGCCCAACGCGAACCCCACTATGCCACCCCAGAACGCACCAGTCTCGTTGCAGCGCCGCCATAGGACACCCAGCAGGAATAGGGCAGCGATGGGCGGGGTCAGGTAATCAGACACTTCCTGGATGTAGTAGAACATCTGGCCTCCCTGCATCTCGATGATGACAGGAACCCAGGCGATGCTGATAACCACCATGAACACCACAAACACACGTCCCACCACCATCAGCTCCCTCGACGACGCCCGCTCCCGCGCCATTTTGTAAATGTCCAAGGTGAAGATGGTGCTGGCGGAGTTGAAAATGGAGTCCAGGTCGCTCATGAGCGCTGCGATCATCACCGCCATCATCAGGCCACGCAGGCCCACCGGCATAACGGACATCACCAGGCGGGGGTAGGCGATGTTAGAACACCCGGCCCTGGATCCACACACTTCCATGCAGTGTTCTGGGCTGATACACGCCAGCTCATCTGCAAAAAGTATGCGGGAGATCATCCCGGGAATGACGATGATGAACATGGGCAGGATCTTGAGGAAGCCGGCCATCAGTGTGGAGCCTTTAGCGTGGGAGATGCTCCGTGCGGCTAGCACCCGCTGGACGATGACCTGGTCGGCACACCAGTACCAGATGGAGGCCGGGGTCTGGCCAAGGAGGAAGCCCGGCCAGGGGAGATCCTTGTCCAGCGGGCCCCTTAGGATGCGCAGGGAGTCGGGCTTGGGCTCCACGTGGCAGGAGGGGATGTAGGTGAAGTTGGAGGACGCTAATATTGCTGTGATGTTTGGTCTGGCTTCCATGTACTTGGTCCGCACCCCTTCCAGGCCACCCACTTTTACCAGGCTAATGGCGGTTAGGCATAGCGCGCCGCCAATCATCAGGAACGCCTGGAGGGTGTCGGTGTAGATGACTGCAACCAGGCCCCCTGTGACGGTCAGCAGCGCGGTCACGGTGATGAGGAGGATGATGGACAGATAGAGGTTCCAGCCCAGTGACTCCTGGATGAAGAGCGCTCCGGAGTACAGGTCCACAGAGAGCTTGGTGAAGATGTAGAGCAGCAGGGAGAGAGCAGCGAAGTAGACCTTGAGCCGTCGGCCGCCGAAGCGCTTGGCCAGGTACTCAGGCATTGTGTAGACCCCAGAGTGGATGTAAACAGGCATGAACACCCAGCCCAGGAGCTGGAGGAGCAGGAGGGCATTGAACTCCCATGCGGCGACTCCAAACCCGCTAGCCGCCCCGGACCCTGCAAGGCCAATGAAATGCTCGCTGCCAATGTTGCTGACGAACAGAGAGGCACCAATCATAGCCCAGTTCATTGATCGGCCAGCCAGGAAGTAACCGCTCACAGTGTTCCGATTGGCTTTCATCATGGCGAAGAAGCCAATGGCAAGAACCAGGATGAAGTACAGCACCACAACAACGATGTCAGCCGCCTCCATGGTGGTGGGAGCCATCTTGGATAATACTTCTAAAGAGAGTTATTGAGGAGTTAGGTGATATGGTTGCtagtgatatggtgatatggttgCTTTAGTGATCAGTACCCTTTCAATTTAAGTTCCAGTCTTTCAGTTGATTATGAGAGATTCTCAGACACAATGCTTGGATGCTGCAGGTGAGTCTGGTCCAGTTCAGGTCTTGGTGAGGTATTCCCACAGCAAGGCACCCTAAGGGTTGACGGAGAATACTGTAGGTTTGAGGTAGCAGCTCATCTGTATCGATGCTCCTACAATAGAGCATAAAAACACACAACAGATCAGGGTTAGAAAAACCAAAGAAATAGCAGGTAAAGATAAACTGGTTGTGAGTTGTGGCAAGTCTTTTAATTAAGTCGTGGCTGGGTCCTGGCCAGGAACATTGGTTTCGCTGACTTGGTTGGCCACTAAAAAACCTCAAAAGCTATAAAAGGGTCAGAGTGAAAAAGgcatttgggaaccactgatctatAACACATAGCTAACAGTATAGTAGTACTAGTCTTGTATGAGTTTTGCACAGTTCAATGGGTGCATGCATATTTACCCCTACCAGTCCCACCCTCACGCTTTATAGCTGTGTAAACAGTCATCCAATTTTAACATGCAGTAGCTGGATCTTCTTGTGTCAGATGGATGTACATATTTGTGGTCGTCAGGTTTGACTCAGATTTATGTCAAATAGTTCCATAGGGTGTCGTTTGTTCATCTGGGTTATTTTGAAGAGATGCATGTCACAAAGGGATGGATGTGTCTGAGTTATTGTACGTCCAAATGTGTGCTCCTTCCACAACCAATAGCTCTGGTGTGTTTATGGGACAGTCAAAGCCTCACAGGGCTATGGACATaaggatgtgtctgttactgacattcattctaaatgtgtccaggcaaagcctcacagggctatggacataaggatgtgtctgttactgacattcattctaaatgtgtccAGTCAAAGCCTCGcagggctatggacatagggatgtgtctgttactgacattcattctaaatgtgtccaggcaaagccttgcagggctatggacatagggatgtgtctgttactgacattcattctaaatgtgtccaggcaaagcctcgcagggctatggacatagggatgtgtctgttactgacattcattctaaatgtgtccaggcaaagcctcgcagggctatggacatagggatgtgtctgttactgacattcattctaaatgtgtccaggcaaagccttgcagggctatggacatagggatgtgtctgttactgacattcattctaaatgtgGCCAGGCAAAGCCTTGcagggctatggacatagggatgtgtctgttactgacattcattctaaatgtgtccAGTCAAAGCCTCGCAGGGCTATGGACATaaggatgtgtctgttactgacattcattctaaatgtgtccaggcaaagcctcacagggctatggacatagggatgtgtctgttactgacattcattctaaatgtgtccaggcaaagcctcgcagggctatggacatagggatgtgtctgttactgacattcattctaaatgtgtccaggcaaagcctcacagggctatggacatagggatgtgtctgttactgacattcattctaaatgtgtccaggcaaagcctcacagggctatggacatagggatgtgtctgttactgacattcattctaaatgtgtccagtcaaagcctcacagggctatggacatagggatgtgtctgttactgacattcattctaaatgtgtccaggcaaagcctcacagggctatggacatagggatgtgtctgttactgacattcattctaaatgtgtccaggcaaagcctcacagggctatggacatagggatgtgtctgttactgacattcattctaaatgtgtccagtcaaagcctcacagggctatggacatagggatgtgtctgttactgacattcattctaaatgtgtccaggcaaagcctcgcagggctatggacatagggatgtgtctgttactgacattcattctaaatgtgtccaggcaaagcctcacagggctatggacatagggatgtgtctgttactgacattcattctaaatgtgtccaggcaaagcctcgcagggctatggacatagggatgtgtctgttactgacattcattctaaatgtgtccaggcaaagcctcacagggctatggacatagggatgtgtctgttactgacattcattctaaatgtgtccaggcaaagcctcgcagggctatggacatagggatgtgtctgttactgacattcattctaaatgtgtccAGTCAAAGCCTCGcagggctatggacatagggatgtgtctgttactgacattcattctaaatgtgtccaggcaaagcctcgcagggctatggacatagggatgtgtctgttactgacattcattctaaatgtgtccaggcaaagcctcgcagggctatggacatagggatgtgtctgttactgacattcattctaaatgtgtccaggcaaagcctcacagggctatggacatagggatgtgtctgttactgacattcattctaaatgtgtccaggcaaagcctcgcagggctatggacatagggatgtgtctgttactgacattcattctaaatgtgtccaggcaaagccttgcagggctatggacatagggatgtgtctgttactgacattcattctaaatgtgtccaggcaaagccttgcagggctatggacatagggatgtgtctgttactgacattcattctaaatgtgtccaggcaaagcctcgcagggctatggacatagggatgtgtctgttactgacattcattctaaatgtgtccAGGCAAAGCCTCACAGGGCTACCACACCACATTAAATTGGAGGATAACCCCAAGCGAAAGACTTGACAGACAGTAAAGGTGAATAAGTTAAGGACATTTTTGAACAATCACTAATTCTGATCCAAACTTTCCAAAAGTGTCATTAAGGTTAATCTTTCTCTCTGGCTTTATCTGGTGATTCCAGAATTATGATAGACAGAATATATGATTGATTAGCAGTGTTGAGGAGTAGTAAACTACACGTAGTCCTACTAGTAATTTAACTACATTTACTAAATAGTAATTTATATTACTACATAGTAAATGTAGTTTACCACTACCCTCCTGCAAAATGTAGTTGTTGAAACTTAATTCAAATGTCGGTAGGGTTTTCAAATGTTAATTACTTTTGTGCCATGTAACGCTGTAGCTAACTACTGAAGCTACACTACTTTTTAATGAGTGAAGTAGGCAAGAATTTCCTTTTCCTGaatcagacctgcctaattctcacttgaaacagTTTGTGTTTAATAGTGGGTTCTGACTCAAACTTGGAATAGTGTTAATTATCAGGTATCCTATTGGAATATTGAGTGCTATAGTCTAGGGTCTACACAGGAAGTTAATAATTATCTGTAGGAGGGATGAATATGGTGGAGGCAATTAAACTTGGAATGTATTGAGTAAAGGAAGGGCAATCACATGTGGCAGGCACTGAtaaagatggagagatgtggtTTAGTGAGGAAGGGGGCCGAGGATATGTCAGGTCACattaagggagaaggaacagtttatGGCCACATCACTTAATATCCTGCCTAGCAATAAagatgtcatgtttagagagaaGGAGGATGTCACCCAAATTGGGGTTTATATACGACCACTGGTGGAACCATGTCTTTGTCTTATGCAGCTGTATGacccagtgggtgaataaacttggtttgagctttatTAAGCATCCGTGAGTTTTACTAGGTTCATTTAGAACCTAACAATAGGCTAAATTACACATTCTGCAAACATCGGACTCCAGAATGatctgttcttgcaatttgtaTTCTATGACGTTTCAGATATACACATGAGAATTTTTCAAAGTAGTTTGGATGTggtgaactactttttcaaagcAACTTTAGTTAAGAAAACTATATTTTTCTTAAGGGTCTCTTTAGTATAGCTTAACTTATTTGAGTATGAAGTAATTGttagcttggtaaactatattgTCAGAGAAGCTTCCACAACACTTTTGATTAGAAGTGCCCCAAGTCCCATAGACACTGGAACTCATTGGCTGCCTCAGGACACCATGTGGGAGAGATGCTAGCAGGTATCGGAGGCCTTTATTTTCAAGAGGACTTTGATGTATAGTTAGAGTTTCTGGGAGTTTATCTTTTTGAGTGCAAATTTATGTGAAATATTAGCTTTTTCTAACCAGTGTGTGAAACCTATTATTGCACGTGTGCTATTGCAGTGTTTTTCACTATCAAGTGTGAGGAAGCACTCATTAAATGGGTGACAATTACACCTAAGTAGCATTTCTATTGGTTAATTGCCTGGTCCCGTGATATACattttatacactgaacaaaaatataaaacgtaacatgtaaagtgttggtcccatgtttcatgagctgaaataaaagaacccagaaatgttccatatgcacaaaagcttatttttacatttacatttaagtcatttctctcaaatgtgcacaaatttgtttacatccatgttagagagcatttctcctttgccaaaataatacatccatctgacaggtgtagtatatcaagaatctgattaaacagcatgatcattacacaggtgcaccttgtgccgggggacaataaaagaccactataaaatgtgcagttttgtcacacaacacaatgcctctCATGTCTCAACTTGAGGGAGCattcaattggcatgctgactgtaggaatgtccaccagagctgttgccagataatttaatgtagatttttctaccataagccgcctccaacattgtaTTAGAGAATCTGGTAGTATTTCCAACCGGCcgcacaaccgcagaccacgcgTAACCACcagccaggacctccacatccggcttcttcacctgcgggattgtctgagaacagccacccagacagctgatgaaactgtaggtTCTGCAAACACTGTCAGAaatcgtctcagggaagctcatctacgtgctcgtcgtcctcaccagggtcttgaccagACCGCAGTTCAGCGTTGTACTGGACTTCAGTGTGCAAATGCTCACCGTTGATCGCTGCTGgaaaagtgtgctcttcatggataaATCTCAGTTTCAAATGTACCGGGCAGATAGCGTGTATGGAGACGTGATGGGCGAGTGGTTTGTTGATGTCAACGTTCTGAACagagtggggttatggtatgggcaggcataagctacggacaacgaacacaaatTGCAtgttatcgatggcaattttaaTCCACAGAGATACGGCGACGAGATCCTGAGggccattgtcgtgccattcaaaCAATGCCATTTTTCAGCATTATAATGCGCagccatgtcgcaaggatctgtatacaattcctggaagctgacaatgtccctgttcttccatgacctgaatactcaccagacatgtcacccattgagcatgtttggggatgcgtgttccagttcccaccaatatcctgCAACTTcgaacagccattgaagaggagagggacaacattccactggccataatcaacagcctgatcaactctatgcgaaggaggtGTGTCACGGTGCATGAGGCAAATAGTGGTCattccagatactgactggttttctgatgcACATCCCTACTGTTTAAGGCATCTGTaaccaacagatgtatatctgtattcagagtcatgtgaaatccatagattagggcccaatttatttatttaaattgactgatttccttatacactgctcaaaaaaaataaatggaacacctaaacaacacaatgtaactccaagtcaatcacacttctgtgaaatcaaactgtccacttaggaagcaacactgattgacaataaatttcacatgctgttgtgcaaatggaatagacaacaggtggaaattataggcacccccaataaaggagtggttctgcaggtggtaaccacagaccacttctcagttcctatgcttcctggctgatgttttggtcacttttgaatgcgggtggtgctttcactctagtggtagcatgagactgagtctacaacccacacaagtggctcaggtagtgcagctcatccaggatggcacatcaatgcgagctgtggcaagaaggtttgctgtgtctgtcagcgtagtgtccagagcatggaggcgctaccaggagacaggccagtacatcaggagacgtggaggaggctgtaggagggcaacaacccagcagcatgaccgctacctccgcctttgtgcaaggaggagcaggaggagcactgccagagccatgcaaaatgacctccagcaggccacaaatgtgcatgtttctgctcaaacggtcagaaacagactccatgagggtggtatgagggcccgacgtccacaggtggggattgtgcttacagcccaacaccgtgcaggacgtttggcatttgccagagaacaccaagattggtaaATTCGCCaatggtgccctgtgctcttcacagatgaaagcaggttcacactgagcacatgtgacagacgtgacagagtctggagacgccgtggagaacgttctgctgcctgcaacatcctccagcatgaccggtttggcagtgggtcagtcatggtgtggggtggcatttctttgggggtgccgcacagccctccatgtgctcgccagaggtagcctgactgccattaggtaccgagatgagatcctcacaccccttgtgagaccatatgctggtgcggttggccctgggttcctcctaatgcaagacaatgctagacctcatgtggctggagtgtgtcagcagttcctgcaagaggaaggcattgatgctatggactggcccgcccgttccccagacctgaatccaattgagcacatctgggacatcatgtctcgctccatccaccaacgccacgttgcaccacagactgtccaggacttggcggatgctttagtccaggtctgggaggcgatcc is drawn from Oncorhynchus keta strain PuntledgeMale-10-30-2019 chromosome 37, Oket_V2, whole genome shotgun sequence and contains these coding sequences:
- the LOC118372388 gene encoding sodium/myo-inositol cotransporter-like; the protein is MAPTTMEAADIVVVVLYFILVLAIGFFAMMKANRNTVSGYFLAGRSMNWAMIGASLFVSNIGSEHFIGLAGSGAASGFGVAAWEFNALLLLQLLGWVFMPVYIHSGVYTMPEYLAKRFGGRRLKVYFAALSLLLYIFTKLSVDLYSGALFIQESLGWNLYLSIILLITVTALLTVTGGLVAVIYTDTLQAFLMIGGALCLTAISLVKVGGLEGVRTKYMEARPNITAILASSNFTYIPSCHVEPKPDSLRILRGPLDKDLPWPGFLLGQTPASIWYWCADQVIVQRVLAARSISHAKGSTLMAGFLKILPMFIIVIPGMISRILFADELACISPEHCMEVCGSRAGCSNIAYPRLVMSVMPVGLRGLMMAVMIAALMSDLDSIFNSASTIFTLDIYKMARERASSRELMVVGRVFVVFMVVISIAWVPVIIEMQGGQMFYYIQEVSDYLTPPIAALFLLGVLWRRCNETGAFWGGIVGFALGATRLVLAFVYREPHCDEPDERPSFVKDVHFMYVAAGLFWISGLVAVVVSLCTPPPSIEQVRTTTFWGLHQRNTTLNIESDEEMSKLNPQTKTHVNGNGCMDKETTKDLHNGEEALSYMEAPSNLQNGGHPTFSSTRMAVDQEKPWVVCCGGVGGEKGRCVRVLEWFCGFKEEPAKTRPRSAEEEERLLQEMLQETPRTRLILNMGLVLVCSVGVFLFIYFSL